One Deinococcus grandis DNA window includes the following coding sequences:
- a CDS encoding metal ABC transporter ATP-binding protein codes for MLGVENLTVRYGPQTALEHASVRFEAGSFSAIIGPNGAGKSTLLKTLVGLLPDPEGAVRFDPGHTARGCISYVPQQQTLDWGFPVTVWDVAMMGRTGRLGWLRWPGRKDRQIVEDALKETGVFDLRGRHIGALSGGQRQRVLLARMLARQGHLLLLDEPLTGVDAATQETLMALLRRQADRGRAVVMVTHDLEQARRWCDHLVLVNRRVIADGTPEQVYTTQNIEATFSTSFLGHTHAEA; via the coding sequence ATGCTGGGCGTCGAGAACCTGACAGTGAGATACGGCCCGCAGACGGCGCTGGAGCACGCCAGCGTGCGCTTCGAGGCGGGATCGTTCAGCGCGATCATCGGCCCGAACGGCGCGGGCAAGAGCACCCTCCTGAAAACCCTGGTGGGCCTGCTGCCCGACCCCGAAGGTGCCGTGCGCTTCGACCCGGGGCACACCGCGCGCGGCTGCATCAGCTACGTGCCGCAGCAACAGACGCTCGACTGGGGCTTTCCCGTGACCGTCTGGGACGTCGCCATGATGGGCCGCACGGGTCGCCTGGGCTGGCTGCGCTGGCCGGGCCGGAAGGACAGGCAGATCGTGGAGGACGCCCTGAAGGAAACCGGCGTGTTCGACCTGCGGGGGCGCCACATCGGCGCGCTGTCCGGGGGGCAGCGGCAGCGGGTGCTGCTGGCCCGCATGCTGGCCCGCCAGGGCCACCTGCTGCTGCTGGACGAACCCCTGACCGGCGTGGACGCCGCCACCCAGGAAACCCTGATGGCCCTCCTGCGGCGGCAGGCCGACAGGGGCCGCGCTGTCGTGATGGTCACGCACGACCTCGAACAGGCGCGGCGCTGGTGCGACCACCTGGTGCTCGTGAACCGCCGCGTGATCGCCGACGGCACGCCCGAACAGGTGTACACCACCCAGAACATCGAGGCGACGTTCAGCACCAGCTTCCTGGGGCACACGCACGCCGAGGCGTGA
- a CDS encoding metal ABC transporter solute-binding protein, Zn/Mn family: MRRPHLLLPALLLAACAAPTAQAAPLQVSATTTIIADFVKAVGGTRVSVNVIVPPGGDTHTFQPSTGAIRDLARSRTLFANGAGLEPWLPKLKASAPKVPVQELTAGLKLHPAGEGEDHAEAGHDEHDDHGPLDPHAWWDATLAAGYVKNTQAALTRLDPAGKATYAKNAAAHLKAISAADAYAKKQFATFPAAQRVLVTNHDSLHYLAERYGLRLIGAVIPGLSTEREPSARELAVLTQTMKKAGAKVIFTENTVNARLAQTLARETGARIAPALYTDALGPKGSGGETYLKAFRTNVDIMVKALKMR, from the coding sequence GTGAGGCGCCCCCACCTCCTCCTGCCCGCGCTGCTGCTCGCCGCGTGCGCCGCACCCACGGCGCAGGCCGCGCCCCTGCAGGTCAGCGCGACCACCACGATCATCGCGGACTTCGTGAAGGCCGTCGGCGGCACCCGCGTCAGCGTGAACGTCATCGTGCCGCCCGGCGGGGACACCCACACCTTCCAGCCCAGCACCGGCGCGATCCGCGACCTCGCCCGCAGCCGCACCCTGTTCGCGAACGGCGCGGGCCTGGAACCCTGGCTGCCCAAACTGAAGGCCAGCGCGCCCAAAGTGCCCGTGCAGGAGCTCACGGCGGGCCTGAAGCTGCACCCCGCCGGGGAAGGCGAGGACCACGCGGAGGCCGGGCACGACGAGCACGACGACCACGGCCCGCTCGACCCGCACGCGTGGTGGGACGCTACCCTGGCCGCCGGGTACGTGAAGAACACCCAGGCGGCCCTGACCCGCCTCGACCCCGCCGGGAAGGCCACCTACGCGAAGAACGCCGCCGCGCACCTGAAAGCCATCAGCGCCGCCGACGCCTACGCGAAGAAACAGTTCGCCACGTTCCCCGCCGCGCAACGCGTCCTCGTGACCAACCACGACAGCCTCCACTACCTTGCCGAGCGGTACGGGCTGCGCCTGATCGGCGCCGTCATTCCGGGCCTGAGCACCGAACGGGAACCCAGCGCCCGCGAACTCGCCGTGCTGACCCAGACCATGAAAAAAGCCGGGGCGAAGGTGATCTTCACGGAGAACACCGTCAACGCCCGCCTCGCCCAGACGCTCGCCCGCGAGACCGGCGCGCGCATCGCCCCCGCGCTGTACACCGACGCCCTCGGGCCCAAGGGCAGCGGCGGCGAGACGTACCTCAAGGCATTCCGGACGAACGTGGACATCATGGTGAAAGCACTGAAAATGCGCTGA
- the rpmB gene encoding 50S ribosomal protein L28, producing the protein MSRECYLTGKKNLVVNSVTRRGKARAQGGVGRKVTGVTRRVQRANLHKRAIREGGVTKTVWLSANALRTLSRGPYRGIELL; encoded by the coding sequence ATGAGTCGTGAATGCTACCTGACCGGCAAGAAGAACCTCGTGGTGAACAGCGTCACCCGGCGCGGCAAGGCCCGCGCGCAGGGCGGTGTGGGCCGCAAGGTCACCGGCGTGACCCGGCGCGTGCAGCGCGCCAACCTCCACAAGCGCGCCATCCGCGAGGGCGGCGTCACGAAGACCGTCTGGCTCAGCGCCAACGCCCTGCGCACCCTCAGCCGCGGCCCGTACCGGGGCATCGAACTGCTGTGA
- a CDS encoding CobW family GTP-binding protein — MSIPESRSVPITVLCGFLGAGKTTLLNHLLTQTVGQRIAVIVNEFGAVNIDASLVVTTDEQTIELSNGCICCTLRGDLLHAVNDLLETRDVDAILIESTGIGEPLPIAQSFCLTPEELEIEPEEGQPAIPDLLGRVHVDAMITVVDTAQFFPLWNRQATIPGDDEGRGFGELLAEQLEFADIVVLNKLDLAAPDDVRQLRDLIRITNPRARVLEATRGVLPATELLNTGLFDFDHSSQLDAWMAELEKEHTPESETYGLGTHIFRSERPFDPDMLNEALTLGLPRNVIRSKGWVNLGNGVATLWNHTGRQLALETAGEWLSPDEAFSELVFIGHDLDPDALDQLLTRALRA, encoded by the coding sequence ATGTCCATTCCTGAGTCACGTTCCGTTCCCATCACCGTTCTGTGCGGCTTTCTCGGCGCCGGGAAGACCACACTCCTGAACCACCTGCTCACCCAGACGGTCGGCCAGCGCATCGCCGTGATCGTCAACGAGTTCGGCGCCGTGAACATCGACGCCAGCCTCGTGGTCACGACCGACGAGCAGACCATCGAACTCAGCAACGGCTGCATCTGCTGCACCCTTCGCGGCGACCTGCTGCACGCCGTGAACGACCTGCTGGAAACGCGTGACGTGGACGCGATCCTGATCGAATCCACCGGTATCGGCGAGCCCCTGCCCATCGCGCAGAGCTTCTGCCTGACCCCCGAGGAACTGGAGATCGAACCCGAGGAGGGCCAGCCCGCCATTCCCGACCTGCTGGGCCGCGTGCACGTGGACGCCATGATCACGGTTGTGGACACCGCGCAGTTCTTCCCGCTGTGGAACCGCCAGGCCACCATCCCCGGCGACGACGAGGGGCGCGGCTTCGGGGAACTGCTGGCCGAGCAGCTGGAATTCGCGGACATCGTCGTGCTGAACAAACTCGACCTGGCCGCCCCGGACGACGTGCGGCAGCTGCGTGACCTGATCCGCATCACCAACCCGCGCGCCCGCGTGCTGGAAGCCACGCGCGGCGTCCTGCCTGCCACCGAGCTGCTGAACACCGGCCTGTTCGACTTCGACCACTCCAGCCAGCTCGACGCCTGGATGGCCGAACTGGAAAAAGAGCACACCCCGGAATCCGAGACGTACGGCCTGGGCACCCACATCTTCCGCAGTGAGCGGCCCTTCGACCCTGACATGCTGAACGAGGCGCTGACGCTGGGCCTGCCGCGCAACGTGATTCGCAGCAAGGGGTGGGTGAACCTGGGCAATGGCGTGGCGACCCTCTGGAACCACACCGGGCGGCAACTGGCGCTGGAGACGGCGGGCGAATGGCTCAGCCCGGACGAGGCGTTCAGCGAACTGGTGTTCATCGGGCACGACCTCGACCCGGACGCGCTGGATCAACTGCTGACCCGCGCGCTGCGCGCCTGA
- the guaB gene encoding IMP dehydrogenase, with product MSAPATPAPADTQQDRFSYKFGQEGITFDDVLLQPRHSQVLPHEVDLGAQLTRRVRLNIPFVSAAMDTVTETNMAVTMAREGGIGVIHKNMPIDAQAEMVRKVKRSESGMIVDPITLPPHATVGEADRMMGEYRISGVPITDPQGKLLGIITNRDMRFVDDLSTPVRDVMTSRNLVTVPVGTTLEEAQEIFKRHRIEKLLVVEGDLLRGLITIKDLTKRVKYPRAAKDSMGRLRVAAAIGVGADLMDRAGALVQAGADVLVLDSAHGHSQGILTALSRVKETFDVDVIAGNVATRAGARDLILAGADAVKVGIGPGSICTTRVVTGVGVPQITAIFEASSAALEAGIPIIADGGIKQTGDVPKAIAAGASVVMMGSMLAGTDEAPGESILRDGRRYKSYRGMGSLGAMDQGSADRYFQSGSRKFVPEGIEGIVAYKGTAGEVIYQFVGGLRSSMGYCGAPDLQTLRDTAQFVRITGASLVESHPHGVTITKEAPNYGGR from the coding sequence ATGAGTGCGCCCGCCACGCCCGCCCCCGCTGACACGCAGCAGGACCGCTTCAGTTACAAGTTCGGCCAGGAAGGCATCACCTTCGACGACGTGCTGCTCCAGCCCCGCCACTCGCAGGTGCTGCCGCACGAGGTGGACCTGGGCGCGCAGCTCACCCGCCGCGTCCGCCTGAACATCCCGTTCGTGTCCGCCGCGATGGACACCGTTACCGAGACGAACATGGCCGTCACCATGGCCCGCGAGGGCGGCATCGGCGTGATCCACAAGAACATGCCCATCGACGCGCAGGCCGAGATGGTCCGCAAGGTCAAGCGCAGCGAGAGCGGCATGATCGTCGACCCGATCACCCTCCCGCCGCACGCGACCGTCGGCGAGGCCGACCGCATGATGGGCGAGTACCGCATCAGCGGCGTGCCCATCACCGACCCGCAGGGCAAACTGCTGGGCATCATCACCAACCGCGACATGCGCTTCGTGGACGACCTGAGCACCCCCGTGCGCGACGTCATGACCAGCCGCAACCTCGTGACCGTCCCCGTGGGCACCACGCTGGAGGAAGCGCAGGAGATCTTCAAACGCCACCGCATCGAGAAACTGCTGGTCGTCGAGGGTGACCTGCTGCGCGGCCTGATCACCATCAAGGACCTCACCAAGCGCGTCAAGTACCCCCGCGCCGCGAAGGACAGCATGGGCCGCCTGCGGGTCGCCGCCGCGATCGGCGTGGGCGCCGACCTGATGGACCGCGCGGGCGCCCTCGTTCAGGCGGGCGCGGACGTGCTCGTGCTGGACAGCGCGCACGGCCACAGCCAGGGCATCCTGACCGCCCTGAGCCGCGTGAAGGAAACCTTCGACGTGGACGTCATCGCCGGGAACGTCGCCACCCGCGCCGGGGCGCGCGACCTGATCCTCGCCGGGGCGGACGCCGTGAAGGTCGGCATCGGGCCGGGCAGCATCTGCACCACCCGCGTCGTGACCGGCGTGGGCGTCCCCCAGATCACCGCGATCTTCGAGGCCAGCAGCGCCGCGCTGGAAGCCGGGATTCCCATCATCGCGGACGGCGGCATCAAGCAGACCGGCGACGTGCCCAAGGCCATCGCGGCGGGCGCCAGCGTCGTCATGATGGGCAGCATGCTCGCCGGGACCGACGAGGCCCCCGGCGAGAGCATCCTGCGCGACGGCCGCCGCTACAAGAGCTACCGCGGCATGGGCAGCCTGGGCGCCATGGACCAGGGCAGCGCCGACCGCTACTTCCAGAGCGGCAGCCGCAAATTCGTGCCCGAAGGCATCGAGGGCATCGTCGCGTACAAGGGCACCGCCGGAGAGGTCATCTACCAGTTCGTGGGCGGCCTGCGTTCCTCCATGGGCTACTGCGGCGCGCCCGACCTGCAGACGCTGCGCGACACGGCGCAGTTCGTGCGCATCACCGGCGCCAGCCTGGTGGAAAGCCACCCGCACGGCGTGACCATCACCAAGGAAGCGCCCAACTACGGCGGGCGGTAA
- the trhA gene encoding PAQR family membrane homeostasis protein TrhA, producing MKRLLTAPREPVNALTHWGGALAALIVLGPLLSWAHARGLVLWPFVVFSVSMVALYAASASYHSFRPTERGLLWLRKLDHAGIFLLIAGSYTPIAYYGLDGVWRDAVLWLVWGIALSGIVLKLVTMRLPRWISTALYLGMGWLALLFMPKFIHTLSPGALFWLAAGGVLYSIGAVIYGTKRWNPRPGVFGFHEIWHLFVLAGTGAHVAMMFHLG from the coding sequence ATGAAGCGCCTGCTCACCGCCCCCCGCGAACCCGTGAACGCCCTGACCCACTGGGGCGGCGCGCTCGCCGCGCTGATCGTGCTGGGGCCGCTGCTGAGCTGGGCGCACGCCCGCGGACTGGTGCTGTGGCCGTTCGTGGTGTTCAGCGTCAGCATGGTCGCCCTGTACGCCGCCAGCGCCAGCTACCACTCCTTCCGCCCCACGGAACGCGGGCTGCTGTGGCTGCGCAAACTCGACCACGCGGGCATCTTCCTGCTCATCGCGGGCAGCTACACGCCCATCGCGTACTACGGTCTGGACGGCGTGTGGCGCGACGCCGTGCTGTGGCTCGTGTGGGGCATCGCCCTGAGCGGCATCGTCCTGAAGCTCGTCACCATGCGCCTCCCACGCTGGATCAGCACCGCGCTGTACCTCGGCATGGGCTGGCTGGCCCTGCTGTTCATGCCCAAGTTCATCCACACCCTCAGCCCCGGCGCGCTGTTCTGGCTCGCGGCGGGCGGCGTGCTGTACTCCATCGGGGCCGTCATCTACGGCACGAAACGCTGGAATCCGCGCCCCGGCGTGTTCGGCTTCCACGAGATCTGGCACCTGTTCGTCCTCGCCGGGACCGGCGCGCACGTCGCCATGATGTTCCACCTGGGCTGA
- a CDS encoding site-2 protease family protein: MGLISLLSSDPLAFLIVAAALLLSLAFHEFAHAWTADRLGDPTPRRFGRVTLNPINHLDPIGSLLLLFAPFGFARPVPINPNNLGRWGTLWTAAAGPLSNLLIALVCVGIIAVVPRETLLAGGTLATFLFTVLSVNLGLAIFNLLPIPLLDGSRIVGGLVPSLGRSLSQFEAQPFSFVIVMVFIFLFSDQLGQLIATIRNGLLSVVL; this comes from the coding sequence ATGGGTCTCATCTCTCTGCTGTCCAGCGATCCGCTGGCGTTCCTGATCGTGGCGGCCGCGCTGCTGCTGTCGCTGGCCTTTCACGAGTTCGCGCACGCCTGGACCGCCGACCGGCTGGGCGACCCCACCCCGCGCCGCTTCGGGCGGGTGACGCTCAATCCCATCAATCACCTGGACCCGATCGGGTCGCTGCTGCTGCTGTTCGCGCCGTTCGGGTTCGCGCGGCCCGTGCCGATCAACCCGAACAACCTGGGCCGCTGGGGCACCCTCTGGACGGCGGCGGCGGGCCCGCTGAGCAACCTGCTGATCGCGCTGGTGTGCGTGGGCATCATCGCGGTCGTGCCGCGCGAGACGCTGCTGGCGGGCGGCACGCTGGCCACCTTCCTGTTCACGGTCCTCAGCGTGAACCTGGGCCTGGCGATCTTCAACCTGCTCCCCATTCCGCTGCTGGACGGCAGCCGCATCGTGGGCGGGCTGGTGCCGTCACTGGGGCGCAGCCTCTCTCAGTTCGAGGCGCAGCCGTTCAGCTTCGTGATCGTCATGGTGTTCATCTTCCTGTTCAGTGACCAGCTGGGCCAACTGATCGCCACGATCCGCAACGGACTGCTGAGCGTCGTGCTGTAA
- a CDS encoding tRNA nucleotidyltransferase/poly(A) polymerase family protein, with amino-acid sequence MIRSAGVAEAVWAHLRADDRAWLLTLAARAGAGGVALVGGAVRDALLGGTPLDLDVVIPDGNVEALAAATGLPSVFHPAFGNATVTLPDGRAADLVRARRESYPVPGGNPVPMPGTLADDLRRRDFALNALALHLSPTGARTLLDEVGGLDDLRARVLRPLHAASFHEDASRLVRGARLAARLDLRVHPDLLAQVPDAVAMADRTPRLWAELRLLLHEPRPGRAAGVLRDWGARALLPDTALLDALDARRDAGAEVPFTAYAAALLHAAPDPGALAGRLSLGDRPAALLDRALSDTPFSDGTPERELRALLRPDAYPPLTGRDVLALGIPPGRGVGEALGHLAALRRAGQVRNPDDERAALKAFLATKGPHPSL; translated from the coding sequence GTGATCCGGTCCGCCGGGGTGGCGGAGGCCGTGTGGGCGCACCTGCGCGCCGATGACCGCGCGTGGCTGCTGACCCTGGCCGCGCGGGCGGGCGCGGGAGGCGTGGCGCTGGTGGGCGGCGCGGTGCGGGACGCGCTGCTGGGCGGCACGCCGCTGGACCTGGATGTGGTCATCCCGGACGGGAACGTGGAGGCCCTGGCCGCCGCGACGGGTCTGCCGTCCGTGTTCCACCCGGCGTTCGGGAACGCCACGGTCACCCTTCCGGACGGACGGGCCGCAGATCTGGTGCGGGCGCGGCGGGAGTCGTACCCCGTGCCGGGCGGGAACCCGGTGCCGATGCCGGGCACGCTGGCGGATGATCTGCGGCGGCGGGATTTTGCGCTGAACGCGCTGGCGCTGCACCTCTCCCCCACCGGCGCGCGGACGCTGCTGGACGAGGTCGGGGGCCTGGACGACCTGCGCGCGCGGGTGCTGCGGCCCCTGCACGCCGCTTCCTTCCATGAGGACGCCAGTCGACTGGTGCGGGGCGCGCGGCTGGCGGCGCGGCTGGACCTGCGTGTCCACCCGGACCTGCTGGCCCAGGTGCCGGACGCCGTGGCGATGGCAGACCGGACGCCGCGCCTGTGGGCGGAACTGCGCCTGCTGCTCCACGAGCCCAGGCCGGGCCGCGCGGCCGGCGTGCTGCGCGACTGGGGCGCCAGGGCGCTGCTGCCGGACACGGCGCTGCTGGACGCCCTGGACGCCCGCCGCGACGCGGGCGCGGAGGTGCCGTTCACGGCGTACGCGGCAGCGCTGCTGCACGCCGCCCCCGACCCCGGTGCGCTCGCGGGGCGCCTGAGCCTGGGGGACCGCCCCGCCGCGCTGCTGGACCGCGCCCTGTCCGACACGCCCTTCTCCGACGGCACCCCGGAACGCGAGCTGCGCGCCCTGCTGCGCCCGGACGCGTACCCGCCGCTGACCGGGCGGGACGTGCTGGCGCTGGGCATCCCGCCGGGCCGGGGCGTGGGCGAGGCGCTCGGTCACCTCGCCGCGCTGCGCCGCGCCGGGCAGGTCCGCAACCCCGACGACGAGCGCGCGGCGCTGAAGGCATTCCTGGCGACGAAAGGCCCGCACCCCAGCCTCTAG
- a CDS encoding S1C family serine protease, giving the protein MKGKGVGVLLVLVGLGLGATLLRDGVPMGAAQQGTAPAQATAPLNEPGARLQNEQNTIDVVSRFEPGLVFISTEEVVPQDPFAMMFGGGQEEVQRGVGSGFFVNDAGDILTNYHVVAGEGSGGAAAKITVRLMGQEASVPAEVVGLAPQYDLALIRAPSLKKDLIRPIPLGDSASLKVGQKAIAMGAPFGLDFSVTEGIVSSTARQIPIGFGGVSGQGITQKAIQTDAAINPGNSGGPLLDSGGRVIGINTQIYSPAGQGGGVGQSAGVGFAIPIDTARNLLPRLQAAQGGEVNAPDIGIRGGLAVQSRQGLLPVGLSVLSSAGKRQLGLPDQGLVVGQVLPGTPAARAGLRAGTERQQFRGGLILLGGDVITRADGEPVDALEDLQAALIDKKEGDTVTLTVVRGEATREVKVTLDASSFTVRTGQ; this is encoded by the coding sequence ATGAAGGGTAAGGGTGTGGGGGTGCTGCTGGTGCTGGTGGGTCTGGGACTGGGCGCGACGCTGCTCCGGGATGGGGTGCCGATGGGCGCAGCGCAGCAAGGGACGGCCCCGGCGCAGGCGACCGCGCCGCTGAACGAGCCGGGCGCACGGCTGCAGAACGAGCAGAACACCATTGATGTGGTCAGCCGCTTCGAGCCGGGGCTGGTGTTCATCAGTACCGAGGAGGTCGTGCCGCAGGACCCGTTCGCGATGATGTTCGGCGGCGGGCAGGAGGAGGTGCAGCGCGGCGTGGGCAGCGGTTTCTTCGTGAACGACGCGGGGGACATCCTGACGAACTACCACGTGGTGGCGGGCGAGGGGTCGGGCGGCGCGGCGGCGAAGATCACGGTGCGCCTGATGGGCCAGGAGGCGAGCGTGCCCGCCGAGGTGGTGGGCCTCGCGCCGCAGTACGACCTCGCACTCATCCGCGCGCCAAGTCTGAAGAAGGACCTGATCCGCCCGATTCCGCTGGGGGACAGCGCCTCGCTGAAGGTGGGGCAGAAGGCGATCGCGATGGGCGCGCCGTTCGGGCTGGATTTCAGCGTCACGGAAGGCATCGTGAGCAGCACCGCGCGGCAGATCCCGATCGGGTTCGGCGGGGTCAGCGGGCAGGGCATCACGCAGAAGGCGATCCAGACGGACGCGGCGATCAACCCGGGCAACAGCGGGGGGCCGCTGCTGGACAGCGGGGGGCGGGTGATCGGCATCAACACGCAGATCTACTCCCCGGCGGGTCAGGGGGGCGGCGTGGGTCAGAGTGCCGGGGTTGGTTTCGCCATTCCGATCGACACGGCGAGGAACCTCCTGCCCAGGTTGCAGGCGGCGCAGGGGGGCGAGGTGAACGCGCCGGATATCGGCATCCGGGGTGGGCTGGCGGTGCAGAGTCGCCAGGGTCTGCTGCCGGTGGGATTGAGTGTGCTGTCCAGCGCCGGGAAGCGGCAGCTGGGCCTGCCGGATCAGGGGCTGGTGGTGGGGCAGGTCCTGCCGGGCACCCCGGCGGCCCGCGCGGGTCTGCGGGCGGGGACCGAGCGGCAGCAGTTCCGGGGTGGGTTGATCCTGCTGGGCGGGGACGTGATCACCCGCGCGGACGGCGAACCGGTGGACGCGCTGGAGGACCTGCAGGCGGCCCTGATCGACAAGAAGGAGGGGGATACCGTGACGTTGACGGTCGTGCGTGGCGAGGCGACGCGTGAGGTGAAGGTGACGCTGGACGCGTCGTCGTTCACGGTCCGCACCGGGCAGTGA
- a CDS encoding nucleotidyltransferase domain-containing protein — MDLDAAAHDLRTHLGDFLDRKRPDGVFHVQPGGPGSVPALADLEPPELHLDLLPETPTDDQQATLRRLGYSGSGHHWTHPGGWRLILPDHGSGWRAEQAALRDLLLHDPGAAHTYRAAYHNGGRAHADATLRPAALSHHARTVGLTPARHVARLLAPLDAPWMIAAGYALDLHLGHTARPHDDLDVIVPRDAQAQLPDLLRGWRLDTPVDGTYQPYAAPLDLPHHQIHARHPDLSGVLMLDILLTDLSSGTWHYRRDPRITLPLDHARKVSPEGLPYLAPEGVLLFKAGTAGRDPRGKDEQDYQRIKPTLTAEARAWLHGALTHTSPGHPWLTSLE; from the coding sequence ATGGACCTCGACGCGGCCGCCCACGACCTCCGCACGCACCTCGGCGACTTCCTGGACCGCAAGCGCCCCGACGGCGTCTTTCACGTGCAGCCCGGCGGACCCGGCAGCGTCCCCGCCCTCGCCGACCTCGAACCGCCCGAACTGCACCTGGACCTGCTGCCCGAAACACCCACCGACGACCAGCAGGCCACCCTGCGCCGCCTCGGATACAGCGGAAGCGGGCACCACTGGACGCACCCCGGCGGGTGGCGCCTGATCCTCCCCGACCACGGCAGCGGCTGGCGCGCCGAACAGGCCGCCCTGCGCGACCTGCTCCTGCACGACCCCGGCGCCGCCCACACCTACCGCGCCGCGTACCACAATGGGGGACGCGCGCACGCCGACGCCACCCTCCGCCCCGCCGCGCTGAGCCACCACGCCCGCACCGTCGGCCTGACCCCCGCCCGGCACGTCGCCCGCCTGCTGGCCCCGCTGGACGCCCCGTGGATGATCGCCGCCGGGTACGCCCTCGACCTGCACCTCGGCCACACCGCGCGACCCCACGACGACCTCGACGTGATCGTGCCCCGAGACGCCCAGGCCCAGCTGCCCGACCTCCTGCGCGGCTGGCGACTCGACACGCCCGTGGACGGCACGTACCAGCCCTACGCGGCGCCCCTCGACCTGCCCCACCACCAGATTCACGCCCGCCACCCCGACCTGAGCGGCGTCCTGATGCTCGACATCCTCCTGACCGACCTGAGCAGCGGCACCTGGCACTACCGCCGCGACCCCCGCATCACCCTCCCCCTGGACCACGCCCGCAAGGTCAGCCCCGAAGGCCTGCCGTACCTCGCCCCGGAAGGCGTCCTGCTGTTCAAGGCGGGCACCGCCGGACGCGACCCGCGCGGCAAGGACGAACAGGACTACCAGCGCATCAAGCCCACCCTGACCGCCGAAGCCCGCGCCTGGCTGCACGGCGCCCTGACCCACACCAGCCCAGGGCACCCCTGGCTGACCAGCCTGGAATGA